The following coding sequences lie in one Kribbella sp. NBC_00709 genomic window:
- a CDS encoding type IV toxin-antitoxin system AbiEi family antitoxin domain-containing protein, protein MNLRLKAVAAKQGGVFSRRQALRAGYTPEQIQDRLRDTRWERVRHGQYVERTDLNHLPPWERRLLLHRRLVYGAVNAMRPGTAVVSHHSALVVHDVPVWDVDLNEVQLTRSNSARSGSAAGVRHHHGKLIGDAVLEVDNLAVTSIARSLVETAATVSFEGAVVSADAVLRGALVPDAELRSAVALAEFWPGGPNVRAALGFASPLAESVAESRVRVLMHQQGLPVPELQAVFHDADGFIGRVDFYFPEHRTIVEFDGMSKYADGSSAVLIHEKAREDRLRALGLQVVRLTWEDLAHPARTAMLIRRAFAGAREIHRAG, encoded by the coding sequence ATGAACCTCAGGCTCAAGGCGGTGGCCGCCAAGCAAGGCGGTGTGTTCAGTCGCCGGCAGGCACTCCGGGCTGGGTATACGCCCGAGCAGATCCAGGACCGCCTGCGGGACACCCGGTGGGAACGGGTTCGCCACGGCCAGTACGTCGAGCGCACCGACCTGAATCACCTACCCCCTTGGGAACGGCGGCTTCTGCTCCATCGGCGACTGGTGTACGGGGCTGTCAACGCGATGCGTCCGGGTACGGCGGTAGTCAGCCACCACTCGGCCCTCGTCGTCCACGATGTGCCGGTCTGGGACGTTGACCTCAACGAGGTGCAGCTGACCAGGTCGAACTCGGCCCGCTCCGGCTCGGCTGCCGGGGTCAGACATCACCACGGCAAGCTGATCGGCGACGCTGTCCTCGAGGTCGACAACCTGGCTGTCACCTCGATCGCTCGTTCCCTGGTCGAGACCGCGGCCACAGTGTCCTTCGAAGGCGCGGTGGTGAGTGCCGACGCCGTACTGCGGGGGGCACTGGTGCCCGATGCCGAGTTGCGCAGCGCCGTCGCACTAGCCGAGTTCTGGCCAGGTGGCCCCAACGTCCGGGCCGCGCTGGGGTTCGCGAGCCCGTTGGCGGAGTCAGTTGCCGAATCGCGGGTGCGGGTGCTGATGCATCAGCAAGGTCTCCCGGTGCCGGAGCTTCAGGCGGTCTTCCATGACGCGGACGGCTTCATCGGCCGGGTCGATTTCTACTTTCCGGAGCATCGTACGATCGTCGAGTTCGACGGCATGTCGAAGTACGCCGATGGGTCGAGTGCGGTGCTGATCCACGAGAAGGCCCGCGAAGACCGGCTGCGTGCTCTAGGCCTGCAGGTGGTCAGGCTCACCTGGGAGGATCTCGCGCATCCGGCTCGTACGGCGATGCTCATCCGGCGGGCGTTCGCTGGGGCCCGGGAGATCCACCGCGCTGGGTGA
- a CDS encoding DUF4177 domain-containing protein produces MKKFEYFTAPLLVHSTKEILDNFGQDGWELVQVVPGLNPENLVAYFKREIEDK; encoded by the coding sequence ATGAAGAAGTTCGAGTACTTCACCGCACCGCTGCTGGTTCACTCGACCAAGGAGATCCTGGACAACTTCGGCCAGGACGGCTGGGAGCTGGTCCAGGTCGTCCCGGGCCTCAACCCGGAGAACCTGGTCGCCTACTTCAAGCGGGAGATCGAGGACAAATGA
- a CDS encoding NUDIX hydrolase gives MRDLTSELMTGRMAEVALEYTRGSRTPADPRPASTVILLRKPPAAGPEVYLLRRQRTMAFAAGMTVFPGGRVDPADSAIAGSWSGPPPADFATRLGCSAELAAAYVAAAVRETFEESGVLLAGPSPEAVVGDTTGDDWEADRVALEAGELGFADFLQRRGLLLRADLLGAWAHWITPEFEPRRYDTAFFVAALPAGQVTRDVTSESDQVTWIRPADAVTAVDTGEMLMLPPTYICCRDISQYADVPAILAAAGEREIRAIMPTVRVDGEKAYLETT, from the coding sequence GTGCGTGACCTCACCTCGGAGCTCATGACCGGCCGGATGGCGGAAGTCGCGCTCGAATACACCCGCGGCTCCCGCACCCCGGCCGACCCCCGCCCCGCCTCAACGGTCATCCTCCTCCGCAAACCTCCGGCAGCCGGGCCGGAGGTGTATTTGTTGCGGCGGCAGCGGACGATGGCGTTCGCTGCGGGGATGACGGTGTTCCCGGGTGGTCGGGTCGACCCGGCGGACTCGGCGATCGCCGGCTCGTGGTCAGGTCCGCCGCCGGCCGACTTCGCCACCCGGCTCGGATGCTCCGCGGAGCTGGCCGCCGCCTACGTCGCAGCGGCCGTCCGCGAGACCTTCGAGGAGTCCGGCGTCCTGCTCGCCGGCCCGTCGCCCGAAGCAGTCGTCGGCGACACGACAGGTGACGACTGGGAAGCCGACCGGGTCGCGCTGGAAGCCGGTGAGCTCGGGTTCGCCGATTTCCTCCAGCGCCGCGGGCTCCTGCTCCGCGCCGACCTGCTGGGGGCCTGGGCGCACTGGATCACGCCGGAGTTCGAGCCCAGGCGGTACGACACCGCGTTCTTCGTCGCCGCTCTTCCCGCGGGGCAGGTCACCCGCGACGTGACGAGCGAGTCCGACCAGGTCACCTGGATCCGCCCGGCCGACGCGGTCACGGCCGTCGATACGGGCGAGATGCTCATGCTGCCCCCGACGTACATCTGCTGCCGCGACATCTCGCAGTACGCCGACGTACCGGCGATCCTGGCCGCGGCCGGCGAACGTGAGATCCGGGCGATCATGCCCACCGTCCGTGTCGACGGCGAAAAGGCCTATCTGGAGACCACATGA
- the lon gene encoding endopeptidase La produces the protein MTDTLNLPVLPLDDVVVLPGMVVPVRLADSEARAAIDAAQAAGQDQVLLVPRLDGKYAKAGTLGEIEQIGRLPGGAQAAVIRGTQRVRIGAGTTGPGAALWVGATVMHEITDDRSVDLAREYKTLTTSVLQRRGAYQVIDSIKQVDDPSELSDLAGYASYLNNEQKSWLVENANVSERLEKLIGWVKDHLAELEVSETIQKDVQEGMEKQQREFLLRQQMAAIRKELAELDGKAESEEEDYRARVEAADLPEHVRKAALSEVDKLERTAEQSPEVGWIRTWLDTVLELPWNERTEDSYDIREARAVLDADHAGLDDVKQRITEYLAVRRRRADRGLGVVGGRRSGAVLALVGPPGVGKTSLGESVARAMGRKFVRVALGGVRDEAEIRGHRRTYVGALPGRIVRAITEAGSMNPVVLLDEIDKVGADYRGDPTAALLEVLDPAQNHTFRDHYLEVELDLSDVVFLATANVLDSIPAPLLDRMELVQLDGYTEDEKVIIARDHLLPRQLERAGLTADEVAIEDSALRVLAGEYTREAGVRQLERSISRVLRKVTAKLALGEDLGNLTIGGTDLKEYLGSPKFTPESVERTALPGVATGLAVTGAGGDVLFVEASLADKETGPTGVTLTGQLGDVMKESAQIALSYLRSHGAELGLPVGDLAERNAHIHVPAGAVPKDGPSAGVTMTTALASLLSGRPVRSEVAMTGEVSLTGRVLPIGGVKQKLLAAHRAGLTTILIPKRNEPDLEDVPASVLAELTVHPVSDVREVLELALEPAEVQAHQYAA, from the coding sequence GTGACCGATACGTTGAATCTTCCGGTACTGCCGCTGGACGACGTCGTGGTCCTGCCGGGAATGGTCGTGCCGGTCCGACTCGCCGACAGCGAGGCCCGGGCGGCGATCGATGCCGCGCAGGCTGCGGGCCAGGACCAGGTCCTCCTGGTGCCACGACTGGACGGAAAATATGCCAAGGCCGGAACGCTCGGTGAGATCGAGCAGATCGGCCGGCTGCCGGGCGGTGCCCAGGCGGCTGTGATCCGCGGGACCCAGCGGGTCCGCATCGGCGCCGGGACCACCGGCCCGGGTGCGGCGCTCTGGGTGGGCGCGACGGTGATGCACGAGATCACCGACGACCGCTCCGTCGACCTGGCCCGCGAGTACAAGACCCTGACGACCTCCGTGCTGCAGCGTCGCGGCGCGTACCAGGTCATCGACTCCATCAAGCAGGTGGACGACCCGTCCGAGCTGTCCGACCTGGCCGGCTACGCGTCGTACCTGAACAACGAGCAGAAGTCCTGGCTGGTCGAGAACGCGAACGTGTCCGAGCGGCTGGAGAAGCTGATCGGCTGGGTGAAGGACCACCTCGCCGAGCTCGAGGTCTCCGAGACGATCCAGAAGGACGTCCAGGAGGGCATGGAGAAGCAGCAGCGGGAGTTCCTGCTGCGCCAGCAGATGGCCGCGATCCGCAAGGAGCTGGCCGAGCTGGACGGCAAGGCCGAGTCCGAGGAAGAGGACTACCGGGCCCGCGTCGAGGCGGCCGACCTGCCGGAGCACGTCCGCAAGGCCGCGCTGTCCGAGGTCGACAAGCTGGAGCGGACCGCCGAGCAGTCCCCCGAGGTCGGCTGGATCCGGACCTGGCTGGACACCGTCCTCGAGCTGCCGTGGAACGAGCGGACCGAGGACAGTTACGACATCCGCGAGGCGCGGGCCGTGCTGGACGCGGACCACGCCGGGCTGGATGACGTGAAGCAGCGCATCACCGAGTACCTGGCCGTACGGCGTCGCCGCGCGGACCGTGGTCTCGGAGTGGTCGGTGGACGCCGCAGTGGCGCCGTACTGGCCCTGGTCGGTCCTCCTGGTGTGGGTAAGACCTCGCTGGGTGAGTCCGTGGCGCGTGCGATGGGCCGGAAGTTCGTCCGGGTCGCCCTGGGTGGTGTGCGGGACGAGGCCGAGATCCGCGGTCACCGGCGGACGTATGTCGGTGCGCTGCCGGGCCGGATCGTCCGGGCCATCACCGAGGCGGGTTCGATGAACCCCGTCGTACTGCTGGACGAGATCGACAAGGTGGGTGCGGACTACCGGGGCGACCCGACGGCCGCCCTGCTGGAGGTCCTGGACCCGGCGCAGAACCACACCTTCCGGGACCACTACCTGGAGGTCGAGCTGGACCTGTCCGACGTGGTCTTCCTGGCCACGGCGAACGTGCTGGACTCCATCCCGGCGCCGCTGCTGGACCGGATGGAGCTGGTGCAGCTGGACGGGTACACCGAGGACGAGAAGGTCATCATCGCCCGTGACCACCTGCTCCCGCGTCAGCTGGAGCGGGCGGGCCTGACGGCGGACGAGGTGGCGATCGAGGACTCGGCGCTGCGGGTGCTGGCGGGTGAGTACACCCGGGAGGCCGGCGTACGGCAGCTGGAGCGGTCGATCTCCCGCGTACTGCGGAAGGTGACGGCGAAGCTCGCCCTGGGCGAGGATCTGGGCAACCTGACGATCGGTGGGACCGATCTGAAGGAGTACCTGGGTTCGCCGAAGTTCACTCCGGAGTCCGTGGAACGTACGGCGCTGCCGGGTGTGGCCACTGGACTGGCTGTGACCGGTGCGGGTGGTGACGTGCTCTTCGTGGAGGCGTCGCTGGCCGACAAGGAGACCGGCCCGACCGGAGTCACGTTGACCGGGCAGCTGGGTGACGTGATGAAGGAGTCGGCGCAGATCGCCCTGTCGTACCTGCGCTCGCACGGCGCGGAGCTGGGGCTGCCGGTCGGCGATCTGGCCGAGCGGAACGCCCACATCCACGTGCCGGCCGGTGCCGTCCCGAAGGACGGACCGTCGGCGGGTGTGACGATGACAACGGCGCTGGCGTCGCTGCTGTCCGGACGGCCGGTCCGTTCGGAGGTCGCGATGACCGGTGAGGTGTCCCTGACCGGACGGGTGCTCCCGATCGGTGGCGTGAAGCAGAAGCTGCTCGCCGCACACCGGGCCGGGCTGACCACGATCCTGATCCCGAAGCGGAACGAGCCTGACCTGGAGGACGTGCCGGCATCCGTGCTCGCGGAGCTGACCGTTCACCCGGTGAGCGACGTCCGTGAGGTGCTGGAGCTGGCCCTGGAGCCGGCCGAGGTACAGGCACACCAGTACGCCGCCTGA
- a CDS encoding MBL fold metallo-hydrolase: MRVTDYASLVLAANPGPMTLDGTNTWILKAPDGERSVVVDPGPMLEEHLTAVLEAAGPVAVVLLTHKHPDHSEGAAWFANRAGCGVRAVDPAFRIPTDHAHGLGEGDVITADGLRIEVLPTPGHTLDSVCFWLPQDGSLLTGDTVLGRGTSVVAYPDGALGPYLDSLNNLRAFANSPAGVARLLPGHGPVIDDPAAVLTYYLNHREERLAQVRTALAEGHTTPESIVEHVYADVPHPLWPAAERSVRAQLDYLNG, encoded by the coding sequence ATGAGAGTCACCGACTACGCGAGCCTCGTGCTGGCCGCGAACCCCGGCCCGATGACGCTGGACGGCACCAACACCTGGATCCTCAAGGCGCCGGACGGGGAGCGCTCGGTCGTCGTCGACCCCGGTCCGATGCTCGAGGAGCACCTGACCGCGGTCCTGGAGGCGGCCGGCCCGGTGGCCGTCGTACTGCTGACCCACAAGCACCCGGACCACTCCGAGGGCGCGGCGTGGTTCGCCAACCGGGCCGGCTGCGGCGTACGCGCAGTGGACCCGGCCTTCCGCATCCCCACCGACCATGCGCACGGGCTCGGCGAGGGCGACGTGATCACCGCCGACGGCCTGCGCATCGAGGTCCTCCCGACCCCCGGCCACACCCTGGACTCGGTCTGCTTCTGGCTCCCGCAGGACGGCTCCCTGCTCACCGGCGACACCGTCCTCGGCCGCGGTACGTCGGTCGTCGCGTACCCGGACGGTGCCCTGGGCCCCTACCTCGACTCCCTGAACAACCTCCGCGCCTTCGCCAACTCTCCAGCCGGCGTAGCCCGCCTACTCCCCGGCCACGGCCCCGTCATCGACGACCCCGCCGCAGTCCTCACCTACTACCTCAACCACCGCGAAGAACGCCTGGCCCAGGTCCGCACAGCCCTCGCCGAAGGCCACACCACCCCCGAGTCCATCGTCGAACACGTCTACGCCGACGTACCCCACCCCCTCTGGCCCGCCGCCGAACGCTCCGTCCGAGCCCAGCTGGACTACCTCAACGGTTAG
- a CDS encoding ArsA-related P-loop ATPase, with amino-acid sequence MARLHVVTGKGGTGKTTVAAAMALALAEEGKRILLVEVEGRQGLAQLFDVPPLPYVERRIAQGPAGGEVFALAVDAEAALLEYLDMYYHLGRAGKALEKVGAIDFVTTIAPGLRDVLLTGKVYEATRRKAHGRLAYDAVVLDAPPTGRIGPFLNVNHEVAGLAKVGPIRNQADAIMGMLRSDVTRIHLVTLLEEMPVQETLDAAEQLEALDLRVGSIVVNMVRNSPLDDDALALAVKEKLPTAELTRGLRAAGITIGDDLVETLASEAHDHAIRVGLERENRDRIDALGKKVVELELQPEGIDHGALFDLAEELRR; translated from the coding sequence ATGGCGCGACTGCACGTGGTCACCGGTAAGGGGGGCACCGGTAAGACAACCGTTGCGGCCGCTATGGCGCTTGCCCTGGCCGAGGAGGGGAAGCGGATCCTCCTGGTCGAGGTCGAAGGGCGCCAGGGGCTCGCTCAGCTCTTCGACGTACCTCCGCTCCCGTACGTCGAACGCCGGATCGCGCAAGGCCCGGCCGGCGGGGAGGTGTTCGCGCTGGCCGTGGACGCCGAGGCTGCGCTGCTGGAGTACCTCGACATGTACTACCACCTCGGCCGCGCCGGGAAGGCGCTCGAGAAGGTCGGCGCGATCGACTTCGTCACCACGATCGCGCCGGGGCTCCGCGACGTACTGCTCACCGGCAAGGTCTACGAGGCGACCCGTCGCAAGGCGCACGGGAGGCTCGCGTACGACGCGGTGGTGCTGGATGCCCCGCCGACCGGGCGGATCGGCCCGTTCCTGAACGTGAACCACGAGGTGGCCGGGCTGGCCAAGGTCGGGCCGATCCGCAACCAGGCGGACGCGATCATGGGCATGCTGCGTTCGGATGTGACGCGGATCCATCTGGTCACGCTGCTCGAGGAGATGCCGGTCCAGGAGACGCTGGACGCGGCCGAGCAGCTGGAGGCGCTGGACCTGCGCGTCGGGTCGATCGTGGTGAACATGGTCCGCAACAGCCCGCTCGACGACGACGCACTTGCCCTTGCGGTGAAGGAGAAACTACCCACCGCCGAGCTGACCAGGGGCCTGAGGGCGGCCGGGATCACGATCGGCGACGACCTGGTCGAGACGCTCGCGTCCGAGGCGCACGACCACGCCATCCGGGTCGGGCTGGAACGCGAGAACCGCGACCGAATAGATGCCCTAGGCAAGAAAGTTGTCGAGCTGGAGCTGCAGCCCGAGGGCATCGACCACGGCGCCCTGTTCGACCTGGCCGAGGAGCTGCGCCGATGA
- a CDS encoding NUDIX hydrolase, which produces MTFDGVEIPDWLRPLAKASEDVDPNVLSRFLPPDDPSVRKSAVLILLAEGNDGPEVLLTERAWTLRKHAGQMAFPGGGADPEDGSGDDGLIRTALREAEEETGLDPAGVVPFSIWPALWVPVSNFGVSPVLAWWREPSPVAVVDPAEVASVHEVPISALADPANRISCLHPSGFTGPAFVVDDLYIWGFTAGLLDKLLLLGGWHRDWDPSVVVPLPDRLVEAAWRSEGRRPEDVRRMTAIEHDLGQAHGDKSEGVE; this is translated from the coding sequence ATGACCTTCGACGGTGTGGAGATCCCGGACTGGCTGCGGCCGTTGGCGAAGGCGTCCGAGGACGTGGATCCGAACGTGCTGTCCCGGTTCCTCCCGCCGGACGATCCGTCGGTGCGGAAGTCCGCCGTCCTGATCTTGCTTGCTGAGGGCAACGATGGGCCCGAGGTGCTGCTGACCGAGCGGGCCTGGACGCTGCGCAAACACGCCGGGCAGATGGCGTTCCCGGGCGGCGGTGCGGACCCCGAGGACGGCAGCGGGGACGACGGTCTGATCCGGACGGCGTTGCGGGAAGCCGAGGAGGAGACCGGGCTGGACCCGGCCGGCGTCGTACCGTTCTCGATCTGGCCGGCGCTGTGGGTGCCGGTGAGCAACTTCGGCGTGTCGCCGGTGCTGGCGTGGTGGCGGGAGCCGTCGCCGGTCGCGGTGGTCGACCCGGCCGAGGTCGCGTCGGTGCACGAGGTCCCGATCAGCGCGCTCGCCGACCCGGCGAACCGGATCAGCTGCCTGCACCCGTCCGGGTTCACCGGCCCGGCGTTCGTCGTCGACGACCTCTACATCTGGGGCTTCACGGCCGGTCTGCTGGATAAATTGCTCCTGCTCGGTGGATGGCACCGCGACTGGGACCCCTCGGTCGTCGTACCGTTGCCCGACCGACTGGTCGAGGCGGCCTGGCGGAGTGAGGGGCGACGGCCCGAGGACGTGCGGCGGATGACCGCCATCGAGCACGATCTCGGCCAGGCGCACGGTGACAAGTCGGAAGGCGTGGAATGA
- the nth gene encoding endonuclease III, which yields MPSPLVAEPVPGALPTVSLNLPRKAPVYVDETHTQLVRRARKMHKVLTDTYPDAHCELDFTTPLELLVATILSAQTTDVTVNKVTPTLFAKYPTASAYAEADRDEMEAILKPTGFFRAKTNSVMKLGQALVDDYDGVVPGKLAELVKLPGTGRKTANVVLGNAFGVPGITVDTHFGRLVRRFGWTAEEDPVKVEHIIGELFPKKDWTMLSHRLIFHGRRRCHAKKPACGACPIAQWCPSYGAGPTNPEVAAKLVKVPA from the coding sequence ATGCCATCCCCGCTTGTCGCGGAACCAGTCCCGGGAGCCCTCCCGACGGTCTCGCTGAACCTCCCCCGTAAGGCCCCGGTGTACGTCGACGAGACCCACACCCAGCTGGTGCGCCGGGCCCGCAAGATGCACAAGGTGCTCACCGACACCTACCCGGACGCCCACTGCGAGCTCGACTTCACCACGCCGCTCGAGCTGCTGGTGGCCACCATCCTTTCGGCCCAGACCACCGACGTCACGGTCAACAAGGTGACCCCGACGCTCTTCGCGAAGTACCCGACCGCCAGTGCGTACGCCGAAGCGGACCGGGACGAGATGGAAGCGATCCTGAAGCCGACCGGCTTCTTCCGCGCGAAGACCAACAGCGTGATGAAGCTCGGCCAGGCCCTCGTCGACGACTACGACGGCGTGGTTCCGGGCAAGCTCGCCGAGCTGGTGAAGCTGCCGGGCACCGGGCGGAAGACTGCCAACGTGGTCCTCGGCAACGCGTTCGGCGTCCCCGGGATCACGGTCGACACGCATTTCGGCCGCCTGGTCCGCCGGTTCGGCTGGACGGCCGAGGAGGACCCGGTCAAGGTCGAGCACATCATCGGAGAGCTCTTCCCGAAGAAGGACTGGACGATGCTGTCGCACCGGCTGATCTTCCACGGCCGCCGGCGCTGCCACGCCAAGAAGCCCGCCTGCGGCGCCTGCCCGATAGCCCAGTGGTGCCCGTCGTACGGCGCCGGCCCGACCAACCCCGAGGTCGCCGCAAAGCTGGTGAAGGTCCCGGCGTGA
- a CDS encoding RidA family protein translates to MSHPEEKLAELGLKLPDVAKPVAAYVPAVRTGDLVYTSGQLPLREGTLIATGKVGDSVTPEIASECAQQCALNALAAVKAEIGDLANVKRIVKAVAFIASTPDFTGQPQVANGASELFGAVFGEAGQHARSAVGVPVLPLDAPVEVELIVEVS, encoded by the coding sequence ATGAGCCACCCCGAGGAGAAGCTCGCCGAGCTCGGCCTGAAGCTGCCCGACGTGGCCAAGCCGGTCGCGGCGTACGTGCCGGCGGTCCGGACCGGTGACCTCGTCTACACGTCCGGTCAGCTGCCGCTGCGCGAGGGAACGCTGATCGCCACCGGCAAGGTCGGCGACTCCGTCACCCCGGAGATCGCCAGCGAGTGCGCCCAGCAGTGCGCGCTCAACGCGCTGGCCGCGGTCAAGGCCGAGATCGGCGACCTGGCGAACGTGAAGCGGATCGTGAAGGCGGTCGCGTTCATCGCGTCGACGCCGGACTTCACCGGTCAGCCGCAGGTCGCGAACGGTGCGTCCGAGCTCTTCGGCGCGGTCTTCGGCGAGGCGGGGCAGCACGCTCGCAGCGCGGTCGGCGTACCGGTCCTCCCGCTGGACGCACCCGTCGAGGTCGAGCTCATCGTCGAGGTCAGCTGA
- a CDS encoding TlpA family protein disulfide reductase — protein MKFRSGTPSRRALLIAGAVALVLSATLAACGSERADDGGQPSTGRSAVAGADKLSACPSTPSKPPVTGALPDVTLPCLGSGPDVRLADLRGPLVINVWAQWCGPCRDEAPYLAALAKSGKVPMLGIDYDDPRPELAVKFATDEGLTYPHVIDRDKAIQRALKVGGPPLTAFVGKDGAVAFVHRGVLTSQQQLDQLVKDHAR, from the coding sequence GTGAAGTTCCGATCCGGTACGCCGTCCCGCCGCGCACTGTTGATCGCTGGAGCGGTCGCGTTGGTGCTGTCGGCGACACTGGCGGCGTGTGGATCGGAGCGAGCCGATGACGGCGGTCAGCCGTCGACGGGCCGGAGTGCCGTCGCCGGCGCGGACAAGCTGTCGGCGTGCCCGTCGACACCTTCGAAGCCGCCCGTCACCGGAGCCTTGCCGGACGTCACGCTCCCGTGCCTGGGCAGCGGTCCGGACGTACGGCTCGCCGACCTGCGAGGTCCGCTCGTGATCAACGTGTGGGCGCAGTGGTGCGGCCCATGCCGCGACGAGGCGCCGTACCTGGCCGCGCTGGCGAAGTCGGGCAAGGTGCCGATGCTGGGGATCGACTACGACGACCCGCGGCCGGAGCTGGCGGTGAAGTTCGCGACCGATGAAGGGCTGACGTATCCGCACGTCATCGATCGGGACAAGGCGATCCAGCGCGCGTTGAAGGTCGGCGGTCCGCCGCTGACCGCGTTCGTCGGCAAGGACGGCGCGGTCGCTTTCGTCCACCGCGGTGTGCTCACCTCGCAGCAGCAGCTCGACCAACTGGTGAAGGACCACGCCCGATGA
- a CDS encoding ArsA family ATPase, producing MTELDLDALIDDPETRIVITCGAGGVGKTTTAAALGLRAAERGRKVVVLTIDPARRLAQSLGLTELDNTPRAVAEVDVANGGRLDAMMLDMKRTFDDVVLQHATPDKAEQILANPFYQALSSSFAGTQEYMAMEKLGQLHKQAEQSGDWDLIIVDTPPSRSALDFLDAPERLASLLEGRFLRLLLAPARGPFKLMSAGVNMAMSVLNRVLGAQVLTDVQTFVAAFDTLFGGFRQRAEQTVALLREPHTSFLVVAAPQNDALREASYFAERLRAEGMPLAGVVLNRVTNTQAPELSAERSLAAAEKLEEADKSPLTAAVLRLHADKMQQVVGDHRRADRFRRGHRAIRTVEVPALADDVHDLIGLRQIGDLLTA from the coding sequence ATGACGGAGCTTGATCTGGATGCGCTGATCGACGATCCGGAGACGCGGATCGTCATCACCTGCGGCGCCGGTGGGGTCGGCAAGACGACCACGGCGGCGGCGCTGGGGCTGCGCGCGGCGGAGCGCGGGCGGAAGGTCGTCGTACTGACGATCGATCCGGCGCGGCGGCTGGCGCAGTCGCTCGGCCTGACCGAGCTGGACAACACACCGCGTGCGGTGGCCGAGGTGGACGTCGCGAACGGCGGCCGGCTGGACGCGATGATGCTCGACATGAAGCGGACGTTCGACGACGTCGTACTGCAGCACGCGACGCCGGACAAGGCGGAGCAGATCCTCGCGAATCCCTTCTACCAGGCGCTTTCCTCGTCGTTCGCGGGCACGCAGGAGTACATGGCGATGGAGAAGCTCGGGCAGCTGCACAAGCAGGCCGAGCAGTCCGGCGACTGGGACCTGATCATCGTCGACACCCCGCCGTCGCGGTCCGCGCTGGACTTCCTGGACGCGCCGGAGCGGCTGGCTTCGCTGCTCGAGGGCCGTTTCCTGCGGTTGCTGCTGGCGCCGGCGCGCGGGCCGTTCAAGCTCATGTCGGCCGGGGTGAACATGGCGATGTCGGTCCTCAACAGGGTGCTCGGCGCGCAGGTGCTGACCGACGTACAAACGTTTGTCGCTGCGTTCGACACATTGTTCGGCGGGTTCCGGCAGCGGGCCGAGCAGACGGTCGCGCTGCTGCGGGAGCCGCACACCTCATTCCTCGTGGTGGCCGCCCCGCAGAACGACGCCCTGCGCGAGGCGTCGTACTTCGCCGAGCGGTTGCGGGCGGAGGGAATGCCGCTGGCCGGCGTCGTGCTGAACCGGGTGACGAACACGCAGGCCCCGGAACTGTCGGCGGAGCGGTCACTCGCTGCAGCCGAGAAGCTCGAGGAAGCGGACAAGTCGCCGCTGACGGCCGCGGTACTGCGGTTGCACGCGGACAAGATGCAACAGGTCGTGGGCGACCACCGCCGCGCCGACCGCTTCCGCCGCGGCCACCGTGCGATCCGGACGGTCGAGGTGCCCGCGCTCGCGGACGACGTCCACGACCTGATCGGCCTGCGCCAGATCGGCGATCTGCTGACCGCATGA
- a CDS encoding Crp/Fnr family transcriptional regulator gives MDAAVLRQAPLFSQLDDEAADALAASMTESRLRRGQVLFHEGDSGDRLFVVVEGKVKLGRTSADGRENLIAVLGPGQMFGELSLFDPGPRSATVTAVTDAQLMSLTHDELLRWLDGRPAVARGLLLQLAGRLRKVSDVVADLVFSDVPGRVAKALLDLASRFGRTADDGVHVHHDLTQEELAQLVGASRETVNKALADFASRGWVRLEPRSVVLLDVDRLQRRAR, from the coding sequence GTGGATGCCGCAGTGCTCCGACAGGCACCGCTGTTCAGTCAGCTCGACGACGAGGCGGCCGACGCCCTGGCCGCATCGATGACCGAGAGCCGGCTGCGCCGCGGTCAGGTGCTGTTCCACGAGGGCGACTCCGGTGACCGGCTCTTCGTAGTGGTCGAGGGCAAGGTCAAGCTCGGCCGTACGTCGGCCGACGGCCGGGAGAACCTGATCGCCGTCCTCGGCCCCGGCCAGATGTTCGGTGAGCTGTCACTGTTCGACCCGGGACCGCGGTCCGCGACCGTCACCGCCGTCACCGACGCCCAACTGATGTCGCTGACCCACGACGAGCTGCTCCGCTGGCTCGACGGCCGCCCCGCGGTCGCCCGCGGCCTGCTGCTGCAACTCGCCGGCCGCCTGCGCAAGGTCTCCGACGTCGTCGCCGACCTCGTCTTCTCCGACGTACCGGGCCGGGTCGCCAAGGCCCTGCTCGACCTGGCCAGCCGCTTCGGCCGCACCGCCGACGACGGCGTCCACGTCCACCACGACCTCACCCAGGAGGAGCTCGCCCAACTCGTCGGCGCCTCCCGCGAGACCGTCAACAAGGCCCTCGCCGACTTCGCCTCCCGAGGCTGGGTCCGCCTCGAACCCCGCTCCGTAGTACTCCTGGACGTAGACCGCCTCCAACGCCGAGCCCGCTAG